A single window of Leishmania panamensis strain MHOM/PA/94/PSC-1 chromosome 35 sequence DNA harbors:
- a CDS encoding fibrillarin (TriTrypDB/GeneDB-style sysID: LpmP.35.3140): protein MLHPGVFISKAKTDSLCTLNMVPGISVYGEKRIELSATQGGDDKKEYRLWNPYRSKLASAIYAGVSSIHMGPGSKVLYLGGATGTTVSHVSDLVGPEGMVYAVEFSHRVGRDLVEMSKRRSNIVPIIEDARYPMKYRMLVPMVDCIFMDVAQPDQARILALNAQAFLQNGGHYVISIKANCIDSTLAAPVVIASELNKLKKDKLKPLEQVSLEPFERDHAVVVGVYRPVKKSK, encoded by the coding sequence ATGCTACACCCTGGCGTGTTCATTTCCAAGGCCAAGACCGACTCTCTTTGCACGCTCAACATGGTGCCCGGCATTTCCGTGTACGGTGAGAAGCGCATCGAGTTAAGCGCAACGCAGGGCGGTGATGATAAAAAGGAGTACCGTCTGTGGAATCCCTACCGCTCGAAGCTTGCCTCTGCCATTTACGCTGGTGTAAGTAGCATTCATATGGGTCCCGGCTCAAAGGTGCTGTATCTCGGTGGGGCGACTGGTACCACAGTCAGCCACGTGAGCGACCTTGTAGGACCCGAGGGCATGGTGTATGCGGTGGAGTTCTCGCACCGTGTTGGTCGCGATTTAGTCGAGATGTCGAAACGCCGTTCGAATATCGTCCCCATCATTGAAGACGCCCGCTATCCCATGAAGTACCGCATGCTTGTGCCGATGGTCGACTGCATTTTCATGGATGTCGCACAGCCGGACCAGGCGCGAATTCTTGCACTCAATGCACAGGCTTTTCTGCAGAATGGTGGTCACTATGTCATCTCCATCAAGGCTAACTGCATTGACTCTACCCTGGCTGCACCTGTAGTGATTGCGTCTGAGCTAAACAAGCTGAAGAAGGACAAGTTGAAGCCACTGGAGCAGGTTTCTCTTGAGCCGTTTGAGCGCGACCACGCTGTAGTTGTTGGTGTGTACCGCCCCGTCAAGAAGTCGAAGTAG
- a CDS encoding lipoate protein ligase, putative (TriTrypDB/GeneDB-style sysID: LpmP.35.3150), with protein sequence MKAFFIGKCEYRRVLNLQEAIFNAKIARQVSVRRGESTLPLRPDVAILVEHSSPVYTVGRRDTTQGLPQHCTVDVVKTRRGGGITYHGPGQLTMYPIINIQLLWKNCTVEKARSPIEWFSWALEEAMIQTAAMFCIPTHRYKTGVWTDQYKDIPAQKLGAIGLQLGSWVSMHGVGFNVASDLRFFDDIIMCELPGRRATSISNEMQHRGVPGPPPLVPETAPVLLQKFVESLHQPPSWAAPRLVDLSADADWYERVIDAAGTPIS encoded by the coding sequence ATGAAGGCGTTCTTCATCGGCAAATGTGAGTACCGACGTGTGCTAAACCTGCAAGAGGCGATCTTTAACGCCAAGATCGCGCGACAGGTGAgtgtgcggcgcggcgagtccacgctgccgctccgcccGGATGTCGCGATCCTAGTGGAGCACAGCTCCCCTGTGTACACCGTAGGTCGGCGTGACACAACCCAGGGACTTCCGCAGCACTGCACCGTCGACGTCGTCAAGAcgcggcgaggcggtggtATCACCTATCACGGCCCTGGGCAGCTTACCATGTACCCCATCATCAACATCCAACTTCTGTGGAAAAATTGCacagtggagaaggcgcgcTCACCGATTGAGTGGTTCAGCTGGGCGCTGGAGGAAGCAATGATCCAGACCGCTGCGATGTTCTGCATCCCAACACACCGATACAAGACTGGTGTATGGACTGACCAGTACAAGGACATCCCGGCGCAAAAGCTCGGCGCCATCGGGCTGCAGCTGGGGAGTTGGGTCTCCATGCATGGAGTTGGCTTCAACGTTGCAAGCGACTTACGCTTCTTCGACGACATCATTATGTGTGAGCTGCCGGGCCGGCGCGCCACATCGATCAGCAACGAAATGCAGCACCGCGGCGTCCCTggaccgccaccgctggtgcCAGAAACGGCGCCCGTTCTGCTACAAAAGTTTGTCGAGAGCCTTCACCAGCCACCAAGCTGGGCTGCGCCGCGTCTGGTGGACTTGTCGGCGGACGCGGACTGGTACGAACGCGTTATCGACGCCGCCGGTACCCCGATTTCCTGA
- a CDS encoding hypothetical protein (TriTrypDB/GeneDB-style sysID: LpmP.35.3180), which produces MVRVLVNSEDCSVQIKGGLITFLYATVVKDPLLVAAHNVTQLLRSRKDGTTAKLVTDGNSYVLKFESLQDREGFIESIVRAQEAEQALSNDEWVVSTICDAAVEVGVLDKEELKEIMNAAGQRGVEQAFDALETLVDRETFQLLPITEQMENDVLRQIPVLAAVFQQRVVDKATKKSFWDAVVRKYFCFSRTFLEEDIQRLEGATPAATPAPPPLPPLSGSAATSSLSIINASSMNALPKDAAIAMVDTDINEEDLLHLEEDAESLRHSLEGFFAAHRHVPVSSTGALPLSGVVLPFPQETADPSPAHRPRFVGRHVLQQFPSEMIEKAALETLRMFWRSDVKQRRSVLAKYTSSSEKGRGNFIQRMCLEQADRTVQDT; this is translated from the coding sequence ATGGTGCGCGTGCTGGTAAATAGCGAGGACTGCTCAGTGCAGATAAAGGGGGGCCTCATTACATTCCTCTATGCCACAGTGGTCAAGGACCCGCTTCTTGTAGCGGCACACAACGTGACCCAGCTGTTGCGGTCTCGCAAGGATGGCACGACTGCCAAGCTGGTGACGGACGGCAACTCCTACGTGCTGAAGTTTGAGTCTCTGCAGGACAGAGAAGGGTTCATTGAGTCTATCGTTCGCGCCCAGGAAGCGGAACAGGCGCTGTCGAACGACGAATGGGTAGTCTCCACTAtctgcgacgctgccgtcgagGTCGGGGTCCTGGATAAAGAGGAGCTCAAGGAGATCATGAACGCGGCGGGTCAGCGTGGAGTGGAGCAGGCCTTCGACGCGCTGGAGACCCTCGTCGACCGAGAAACATTTCAGCTGCTACCCATTACCGAGCAAATGGAGAACGACGTGCTGCGCCAAATTCCTGTGCTCGCGGCGGTCTTCCAGCAGAGAGTCGTGGACAAGGCGACGAAGAAGAGTTTCTGGGATGCGGTTGTGCGCAAGTACTTCTGCTTCTCGCGCACCTTTCTGGAGGAGGACATTCAGCGCCTTGAGGGTGCAACGCCAGCGGCCACTCccgcgccaccccctctgcctcctctgtctggtagcgccgccacctcgtccCTCTCCATCATCAACGCCTCCTCGATGAATGCGCTGCCGAAGGACGCGGCGATCGCCATGGTGGACACCGACATCAACGAGGAAGATCTTCTTCAcctggaggaggacgccgagTCGCTGCGCCACAGCCTTGAGGGCTTCTTTGCAGCACATCGGCATGTGCCCGTGAGCAGTACAGGCGCGCTCCCCCTCAGTGGGGTCGTGCTGCCCTTCCCTCAAGAAACTGCAGATCCATCCCCTGCACACCGCCCGCGTTTTGTTGGTCGTCATGTGCTACAGCAGTTCCCCTCTGAAATGATTGAGAAGGCCGCCTTGGAGACGCTTCGCATGTTCTGGCGCAGCGATGTgaagcagcgaagaagcgTCCTCGCCAAGTacacaagcagcagcgaaaagGGTCGCGGAAATTTTATTCAGCGCATGTGTCTGGAGCAGGCAGATCGCACGGTGCAGGACACCTAG
- a CDS encoding hypothetical protein (TriTrypDB/GeneDB-style sysID: LpmP.35.3160): MQTQVHKDVVKNITKASQLEDELQLSQAQHGVVVLDVYNAEWGHCKALSDTFRRLFTDAGDLVHLRFFAVECNAVLASLNDPDEVKVHRPRQKGMEVSKDTLVGFWKGILEQRQNHSKPFFAFYKEGKMRAQLEGIDTPKICRIVHNLCKQQNAASEYIMNADALHFWESHFSLSESEVTVSEFVRAVQALLGASAAELSETDLADITAKVQGASGPTVTAAHLQSFVGDSGSVKDAILTIITEKRAIATATPAAPLLPPEKEPQVNESGEKAADDEPRASLQSLSAVESNEAVKEAGADGKETEVVGTEVDADVVQGTFPTEDDATEVSYNEELPKPATDGSGEEPAVEPPTVDAAEADEAGRDTHELDEPVEAYPVEEQAAQQPEGNEPDNPYEELPEQQTATAVESPTSSLSLPAKEHHESDVEEALGTPADEPQREVDTQASSGATENDDNQQGEMLDDTRAPFPTPQPGMDTTELDDGNDEDPDEAPSSAPPADTVNTTGNQDESVINQIFTDRWITVTEEEMHVWNTVAALPLHYPESTTLMADLTNDTTPAHEALSTTADLPTLAEYLMAQGVPYPDINMMCIAADQKVGSESLSYGKLSLILMSCDPEEGKDLVPQCETFLKELSDGTLLRQQQSLAFTALALSASEAYPDECFCYCIPETAVAAFQGLAVDDVFILNALTPLKTAVPQGGQFILRIIGLPKVIELATTDENEDTMVLSQWYARLQVAEQGTDTLVAHFVENVCDDEFQDFLSSYIARLIEDENRLDKKHGDEEKATDGEFVDDEVVDGTSAEAATPIPEDNL, encoded by the coding sequence ATGCAGACACAAGTGCACAAGGATGTGGTGAAGAACATAACCAAGGCCTCACAGCTGGAagatgagctgcagctctcaCAGGCGCAACACGGTGTGGTAGTGCTGGATGTGTACAACGCGGAGTGGGGTCACTGCAAGGCACTCAGTGACACCTTCCGCCGTCTCTTTACCGACGCCGGCGACCTGGTTCACCTGCGGTTCTTCGCAGTGGAGTGCAatgcggtgctggcgagcCTCAACGACCCAGATGAGGTGAAGGTCCATCGTCCTCGGCAGAAGGGGATGGAAGTCTCCAAGGATACTCTTGTCGGCTTCTGGAAAGGGATTCTGGAACAGCGCCAGAATCACTCGAAGCCGTTCTTCGCCTTCTACAAGGAAGGGAAGATGCGAGCCCAGCTGGAGGGTATCGACACCCCAAAGATCTGCCGCATCGTACATAACCTGTGCAAGCAGCAGAACGCCGCCTCCGAGTACATCATGAACGCTGATGCGCTACACTTTTGGGAATCGCACTTCTCGCTCTCCGAGAGCGAGGTGACTGTGAGCGAGTTCGTGCGCGCGGTACAGGCGCTGCTCGGCGCCtcggcggcggagctgtcGGAGACGGATTTGGCCGATATCACGGCCAAGGTGCAGGGCGCCAGTGGGCCCACAGTGACGGCCGCCCACCTGCAGTCCTTTGTCGGCGATAGCGGAAGCGTGAAGGATGCCATTTTGACTATCATTACAGAAAAGCGGGCGATAGCCACAGCAACgccagctgcaccgctgctgccgccggagAAAGAGCCACAGGTTAATGAATCAGGGGAAAAAGCTGCGGACGATGAACCGCGGGCGTCACTTCAAAGTCTGTCGGCCGTTGAATCCAATgaggcggtgaaggaggCAGGGGCTGACGGCAAAGAGACTGAGGTCGTTGGGACTGAAGTAGACGCAGATGTAGTGCAGGGGACCTTTCCCACTGAGGATGATGCCACCGAGGTGTCGTACAATGAGGAGCTGCCCAAGCCCGCCACGGATGGATCCGGCGAAGAGCCTGCTGTCGAGCCGCCCACCGTcgacgcggcggaggcggatgAGGCAGGCAGAGACACCCATGAGCTTGACGAACCCGTAGAGGCTTACCCGGTGGAGGAgcaagcggcgcagcagcccgAGGGCAATGAGCCTGACAACCCATACGAGGAGCTGCCAGAGCAGCAGACTGCGACAGCTGTAGAGTCCCCGACGTCGTCACTAAGCCTGCCTGCAAAAGAGCACCACGAGAGTGATGTGGAGGAGGCTTTAGGCACGCCGGCTGATGAACCTCAGAGAGAGGTCGACACGCAGGCATCATCTGGTGCGACTGAGAACGATGACAATCAGCAGGGGGAAATGCTGGACGATACCCGCGCGCCATTCCCAACACCGCAGCCGGGTATGGATACCACGGAGCTGGACGACGGCAACGACGAAGACCCTGACGAAGCGCCgtcgtctgcgccgccggcCGACACTGTCAACACCACCGGCAACCAAGACGAGTCCGTCATCAACCAGATCTTCACAGATCGCTGGATAACGGTgacggaggaagagatgcaCGTGTGGAACACGGTAGCGGCGTTGCCGCTTCACTATCCCGAGAGCACGACACTGATGGCGGACCTGACAAACGACACGACGCCGGCGCATGAGGCACTGTCGACGACAGCAGACCTCCCGACGCTGGCGGAGTATCTGATGGCGCAAGGGGTGCCTTACCCCGACATCAATATGATGTGCATCGCGGCGGACCAGAAGGTGGGCTCGGAGAGTCTGTCGTACGGCAAGCTGTCACTGATACTCATGTCCTGTGACccggaggagggaaaggacCTGGTCCCGCAGTGCGAGACGTTTCTGAAGGAATTGTCGGACGGCACCCTTctcaggcagcagcagtccctCGCCTTCACCGCCCTTGCTCTGAGCGCCTCCGAGGCCTACCCGGACGAGTGCTTCTGCTACTGTATTCCCGAGACTGCAGTGGCCGCTTTCCAGGGGCTCGCTGTGGACGACGTCTTCATCCTGAATGCGCTGACGCCGCTCAAGACCGCCGTGCCACAGGGCGGGCAGTTTATCCTGCGCATCATCGGCCTGCCCAAGGTGATCGAGCTCGCCACGACAGATGAGAACGAGGACACGATGGTGCTAAGTCAGTGGTACGCGCGCTTGCAGGTGGCCGAGCAGGGCACCGACACCCTCGTCGCGCACTTCGTCGAGAACGTGTGCGATGATGAGTTCCAGGACTTCCTCTCCAGTTACATTGCACGCCTCATCGAGGATGAGAACCGGCTAGACAAGAAgcacggcgacgaggagaaaGCCACCGACGGCGAGTTTGTCGACGATGAGGTGGTCGATGGCACGTCCGCCGAAGCCGCCACACCCATACCCGAGGATAACCTTTAG
- a CDS encoding ATP synthase, putative (TriTrypDB/GeneDB-style sysID: LpmP.35.3170): protein MSEARQIQSMIDFIEREAQEKVEELEAAAQEEYDVEKMRLVEAEKTKIRVMAEKKLKQVDVDRRVARANYSKLQRMRVIKERVTIVEHLLEQMRQRIVAMVKNPSQYNPVLVSLIRQSLMSIRTDAVIQCRKEDEAEIECEIPMLERWYKEKTGATISIQVNKCYLSTAEAWGGVVVKSTDGRVVCNNTFAYRTKACFNEHLPTVRYYLFNPNASI, encoded by the coding sequence ATGAGCGAGGCACGCCAAATTCAGTCGATGATCGACTTCATTGAGCGAGAGGCTCAAGAGAAGGTCGAGGAgctcgaggcggcggcgcaggaagAGTATGACGTGGAGAAGATGCGCCTGgtcgaggcggagaagacgaAGATCCGCGTCATGGCGGAAAAGAAGCTCAAGCAGGTTGACGTGGACCGCCGCGTGGCCCGTGCCAACTACTcaaagctgcagcgcatgcggGTCATAAAGGAGCGGGTGACGATCGTGGAACATCTGCTCGAGCAGATGCGCCAGAGGATTGTGGCCATGGTGAAAAACCCTTCCCAATACAATCCGGTGCTGGTAAGTCTCATCCGCCAGTCGCTCATGTCCATCCGCACGGACGCCGTCATCCAGTGCCGCAAAGAGGACGAGGCCGAGATCGAGTGCGAAATTCCGATGCTGGAGCGGTGGTACAAGGAAAAGACTGGCGCCACCATCTCGATTCAGGTGAACAAGTGCTACCTCAGCACGGCCGAGGCGTGGGGCGGCGTAGTGGTGAAGTCAACCGACGGCCGCGTCGTGTGCAACAACACGTTCGCCTACCGCACCAAGGCATGCTTCAATGAACATCTGCCCACGGTGCGCTACTACCTCTTCAACCCCAATGCCTCGATATAA